From Brassica rapa cultivar Chiifu-401-42 chromosome A06, CAAS_Brap_v3.01, whole genome shotgun sequence:
TTCCCTGAAATATTTTAAGCGACAGGAAGTTTTATAAAACTTATAGCTAGCCAAGAAGTTGAGCAGGGATTTTTAAGGCCAATTGAACAAAGAACGAGTTAACCGGTTTGCTCCAAACCTTATAGTTAAGTGACTAAGTGAGCCATAGTTCTAGAAATCTACACTATACACTCCAAGGACTTAAGGGATAAGGATCATACAAGATATTTGGCAAACACCATGGACGCATCCCACACGGTTGTTCCTAGATGCTTCGAGTTTGGATCCTTCCACGTAATCATGACATAAGCGTTAGAAGCATAAAACAAGAACTTTAAATGTAAAAGAAGTCAAAGGAAATATAATAAGAGTTATCATGATACCTGAGCAAAATTTAATTTGTGCCCCAAAACCTCAAGGGTTACTGTACATGTGCTTGGAGAATTCACCCTAATGATACATCCAGTATTGTCAACAACtcaatttaaaaactaaaactttAAGTGAAATATAtctgaaaaaaacataaactgaATCTAGAGAAGAATCTATCTAGTAATGATTCTACCTGAAACACAACAAGATCTCTCAACTTgtgtaataaaaaacttaacaGAAGGTCCGAACTTGAAAACAACCACCAAATAAGCTgaagtatacatatatatagctaACATGATCGTTCCCGAACCAAATTTGTTGTTCAACGGCAAAAACTGACTTATATCAAGATAACACCATATAATGGACATTGATTATGAAAGTGGACTACCTGGCGGGATCCATTTGCTTTTTCCTCCCGACGAACACACAAACCACGGCTAGTTATCGATGCTCTACACCAGACCAGAGAGACAGGGATAGTTTTCGTAAAAGGCGTTTCAGTTTCAGTTGAGAGAGAAAGGAAAACGAAAACGAAAACCACTTCTTGAACTTGTGTAAGGTTTTAAAGTTTATTGGGCttgtctgattttttttaaatgttattgGGTCTGTTCCTACTATTTGACCCAATACAAAAGCTTATTGGGCTGCTTAATCAGCCAAAATAGCCTAATCATTCAAACTGTGGGATTACAGCAACTCAGTGATGCGATGTCAAATAGAATCTGATTTATTCATCCCAGTCCCCAGAGTCATCTTAGGAGTGTGGACTGATGCGTGGTTGATCAATGAATGTACAAGTTATTTGCACATTATGATTTCTGTTCTAGCATGTCACAATGGTATATCGTGGTAATGAATCAGAGCCTCACATTAATATTGTTtcctaaaaatgtttttttcaaaagcaCTTAAACGGTTAAAACTGAAACACACGATGTGCGTATATGGCTCGAAGATCAGACTTCAGTTGTTCAGTCGTCTTCACCTTTGGCATCATTGCTCGGATGGTTGTGTTTCTGAGCTTGGTACATATCAGCAATCTGAAAAAATAAGTAGAGAGATGAATGAAAATCAGAAAAGAAAGAACTTTATAACCAGTTTCATCTGTCTATAACAAACAACATTGACTGTGGTTGGGATGAGACTTCACACCTGCTCAGATGATGTTGCTTCCTCTGGCTTCTTGTCTTCCCGTACACGTAGCAAACGGGGAAAACGTAGAGAAATTCCCTTTTAATCGAAACATTCAATCAAACAGGTAAACAACTTAACAATCAACTCAAAATTAAGTCAGACAATGTTATAACCTTATCAGGGTCCACAATGCCGGTAGCTGCACGATGTACAGGGCTAATTGTCAAGTCAGCTGCCTTTACTTCCCAGACCTTAAACCAAAGCCATATAGAAAGTCGTTAAACAAAACGCAGTTTCGCAGATATTTGTCCAAGTAAAACACAATCCTTACCTCAGTGGGTTCGAACCAAACGTCTGGATTGAGGCTGTCTCCAACTCGGTAGTATTGCTGGATATTTGAATCATTACAATCAGCAACAACTCAAGCATGATATTGCAGGCGAAAAAAGGGCTACagagaagaaagaaataatCCTACTTTTGGAGTAGCAATCACTCTAGAGCGAAGACTGGTAGACCGCTCTTCAAGTACAGCTTCAGAAAATCCAGTACCTATTAGTAGCCCAAACcgtataagaaacttgagaaactAAACATAGCATACAAAAAAAATGCAAAGGTGCATAGGTGCATAAGACTGACCTATTTTACAAATGCTTTGAAACTCTTCCTTATCAGCATCGTAGCAAGCTAGTAAAAATGCACCAAAGACACCTACAAGGAAAGCAAGTAGCTTTGTTAACAACCTGAAGGGTAAATGGTATCACCCAATATAGTTTTAAGAGTTTTAACCTGTGCGTTTGCCACGTCCATGGAAAGCAGCAATTGGTACAAGATCCACAGAGTCCCCAATACTGCATATTTAACCCTAGGGGTCAGTAAAGAACTCagatttcaatttttaaacaaagttttttaagaaattttacCTGTCCATGTAGTCTTTCTTCAGTTTTAGCCAATTATTTGATCGCTTTGCAGGCTCATATGTAGCATCTGAATTCAATGTTTTAATGATCAACCCTTCACAGCTGCAACAGAACATATATAGATGAAAAACTGGAACAACAAAGATGTAACAAGGTAAAGGCCAATCTAATATGAAAGACAAAAGGGTGGAGAATTCACAACAGGCATGGCCCAAATAGTCAATACATTCACAGCACACGGTGTTGCTGCACATGTTAGAGATACAGAGAAGTGAAAGATATATACCCAATATCAACGGACGCATCAAGAAACTTTTGTATTTCATCTATATCGCTGGACGTTAGAGTTGTTGCGAACTGGAAATATCCAGGATCTTCCTCAAATGATTCGTATAGCTTCTGCAAGAAGCAAGGTGAACACAAGAGATTATATACTTGCACAGCAACTACTTcatgaaaaaaatatgatttactgGCTCACCTCTCGGCGAATATTAAGATTCTCCTGGATAAGTTGCTGGCCATTAAGATATAACATGTCAAAAGCAAAGATGCATACGCCAACTTTGATATCGTTGACATTCACATTTTTACGGGCTCGAGTGCTCAAAatctgaaaaaagaaaaagaaaactattaaaaaaCGCCAGCAAGCCAAATAGTTAAAGTAGCTAGCTTATAGTGAAGACTGTAACCATAAAACATAACTGAAGATTGTAACCATACTTGAATATCAGAACCTTGCTATTCGCTTATGAGTTACCTGAAATGGCagaattttctttttctccCTGTCGAAAGCAACAACTTCGCAATCCAGAATAAAAGATTTCACAGAAGGCTTCTTTAATCTGCATAGTGAAGATTCACTAACTTTAGAAAATTGGCTTTTTCTAGTGTTTTCAACAAGTTACGCCAGAAGTCTACCTTGACAACGCAAGAGCAACATCAGGGTACTTCCCAGTGTTTCTTTCGGCATTTCGACTATATATCTCGAATGTACCATCCTCCATACAATGTACCTGCAGTAATTGACTGATGATAAGCCAAAGCCTTAACAGCAAATTTAAATAACTCCGCTCCAGGAATAGCATTCATCGGATATATCACCTGTGCACGTTCTCCATCATACTTGTACTCGCATGTGAAGACGGTGTCTTGGAATTTATTCAGTATCTCACCTACACCTTTTGTTGGTTTTGCAAGCATTGGTCCGATTGGAACACCGAGTGTAAAGTTACAAGTTTTAGGGAGATTCCACACACCACCAGATAAAAGAGCGGGGACAATAATGTCATAGACAGGAAGCACAGTGAATACTTGTTTAACAATCTTCGCAGCCTACAAAAAAAGAAGGACAAATGATGAAACATTAAACACATTATATtatatctattaaaaaaaagatgcaAAGAAGAATGCAGCACAGAGAGCCTAAAGccacaaaaaaaacatctttaaaATAGCTTACAACGTCTTATTGTTTCTCTCAGAGCTCAGAAAGAATGGATTCTGATATAAAATGAGAAATACAGAAACTAATAGAGAAAGCAAACCTCTTCTAAAGGAGACTTGGTATTAGGAGGTGGCTTAGAGTGCTCTTCATTATATACAGCTGCTTGTCCCAAGGCAGCTAAGACCGTCTGGTTTGAAAACCCTAACCGCAATTTTGCCTGAACGGTAAATTTAGTACGGCTTAACAAGGAAACCAAAGCAACGATCAGAACAAATCGGTGCTATTTGATCTGCATACCTGAAGTAGACGAGTCAAGTAAAGAGGTTCACAGTCCGTTGCTGCCACGAGGAGTGCCTTCATCCGGTCCTTCTTCTTTTCTGTACTATCTTTTCCACTTTCCTGCGAATAGTCAACATGCCATAAGTCAAGTAAAATAAGGTTTGACAGAATCTCACTCAAAGCATTCAAAAGCCAAGAAAAAAGGCTTCTTCAAGCACCTTAGCAATTTGTCGAAATGTGTTGAAAACCTTGACAACAGTCAATGACTCTGGCTTGAACATCATAGTCTGAGACGAACGGCTTCCTTTAGCTACAAGCCCCAAGTCTCCAAGCTCCTACAAACACCTCCCGGTTCAATCTCAGAACTCCAAAAACCAAAGACATTCCACCAGACAAGCTCATTGGATTATAAAAAGCAACGTACCGTGTTTAGCTTCTTAACCTGAGACTCCGTTCTACCAAAAGCCTCAGAGATGGCCTTGATAACAGACCCTTCACCAATCCCCAACTCAACCCCTTCATGCGCAGGAGCAATCTCGTTCGCCGCAAGGTAAACAGTAGCCACCAAATCATCAGGAGTAGTGGCAATAACAGTTCTCAACATATTACATAAAATATCAGTAATCACAATCCGCCCACTTTCAGCTGAGATCAAATCAAACGCCAACGCGATAAAAAGAAACGGAACTCTCTCCCCTTTCTCCCAACACGACACTCTCTCCGGATCGAACTCGCCGGGCTTCTTCTTCAGCAACGCGATTTTGCTCTTCATTTCCTCGATCTTATCCGTCTGGGTCAAAGACCTAGACTTTTTCGCACCCTTCTTCGAATCCTCCGCGATTGAAGGTGAATCCGATCCGGGTTTCGCGGAATCGGAAGCTTCGGTCTTGACCAAATCGGAGTCTTGGGTTTTTTCGATTTTCCTCTTGTTCGGCGAGCGAGGCGGGTTGGAGGCTTGTGGGGTCTTCTTCTTGGCGGCGGATGCGCGAGCGTTGGACATGAGAGCGTCGAATGCGGAGGGGCGTGAAGAAGACATGGCTCTGTGGGGAGCTGGGCGGGTAAAGGAGAGCGAGACGGAGGAGAatttggggtttagggttttagtgaaGAGGGAAGATATGCATCGGAAGTGATTCGATGATCGAATCGttaacatcaaaaaaaaaacagagtgagGAAGAAAGAGATTTGGGGATTAGGGTTTTAGAGAGAACCTCGAATAAAGGGAAAAATGGCGGCAAAGTTCCCTCGCTTCTCTCTTTCCTTTATAAGAGGAGACCTTTTATGTTTTTACTAATTtgggatttttttttactaactctttctagtttgatttttaattatttttggactattaattgataatataacttttatattagCCGTTTAAAATTAACAAGTTCTCATGTTATCATCTGTAAATCAATGTTTGATGTTAACAGCActtgttaaaatatttaacagtaattcataaatttatatttcaatacTAGTGTATTGTtctaaatttctcaaaaaattttaaaaaaattcgttTGAACTTTCTTGGAATATACATTCTATCTTTACATcacgaaaaaataataaaaattgagCGTTTGTGTGTTATTTTCATTACAGTCaacaaacaaaaccaaagaAAGGGGGAAAGGAAAAAGAAGACTGAAGCTAGATTAAGGAGACTAAATTAACTCTCATGGAACTTGTTGTTGGAGGACCAAGACGGATGCTCTAGAAGGAAAATCTTCAGATGCTAACAAATCTCCAATGATACCAAGTTCCTCGAACTCAGTCCAGTCCCCGAGTCCTCTGGTGGCCTCGGTACCATTCCCGCTACTTCTCCCGACTATGAACATGTCATAGTCATACGCCACCGAGTGTAGAATCTTTGAAGTTTCTCCCCCTTCCGCCACCATTCTAACAATGTACGTTATCGAGTTATCTCCAGGCCTCTCTTCAACCAGGCACGTGTCCACCATTTGATTCTGGCTCCACTCGCCGCCTCTCTCTTCGGCTATAGACATAGGGATCAGAGTTAGCACCGTTAGACTCACTTTTGGGTTACCTCTCATGTGGTCTGCTAATGCTAATGCCTCTTTGTCATCGTTCCCTCCCGCGGAAACCAAGCATACCTGCATGTGTTTGTGTGACAATATTATTACAAAATGAAATTAACGTCACGTTATTATTTATGGTAGGATGTTTGCATGCAAAGTTACGTACCCTGCATGGAGATTCTACGGGTTTGGGTTGCCATATTGGTTTCCGGTGAACAAGAATTCCGACAGTGCAAGGTGCTCGTTTCAGGACGCTGCGGTTAAGATTTCTCAGGGTTTGATCGTCGGAGATAATGCCATAACCACTGGGGCCCCAATTGCGGTGAAAAGAGAGTAGTATAAGATTTGAATTTTTATCAAGAGCAAACCAGCAAATGTGTTCATGCATCTCTTTAGCGGAAGTTAAAGAGGTGAACATGTGTATAGAAGTGTAGTCCAGGTGAATATCTTGAAACATTTGGAAAGAGCTTATGACATTTTCCGAGTAAGATTGGCTTCCAGGCTTTGGTTTCTGAAGCTGGTGGGAGATAAACGTGGGAGTAGCTTTACCTACAAGCTCTATTAGGTGAAGAACACAACACATTAGTGGGGATTCTTTAGATGGGGCAGTAGCTCTTAGAAGATTGATCATGGATGTTATGTTGTCAGGCTTGCTAATGCACACCACCATTTGTAGTTCCGGCTTTTGTTTGAGACTTCTTTCTCCATATGACGCAAATCTTTTTTCCCGGTCATACAAGAAATGTATAGCCATTGGTGTTAACAAAGAGTTTATGAGAATGTATATGCCCATGAGCGTGAAAACCTCCAAGCCAACTCTCTGTTTAGAGACGGATAAAACAATGAAATGAAGATGATACAAAATATAAGAGGATGgttatatagttatataatcATAGCAAGAATGTTCTTACTTCTTTATCGAATGCGTAGAGTATGTAAGCTAACTCAAAACTACTCTTGGTGCCCATAATGATACCTAGGATAGCTGAGTCTCTCAAAGGCATTCTTGAAGCTATGGCTGTTAAAAAAGAAGTCGTGAACTTTGTCATATATATGATGAAAAGGAATGAAAGACACTCGTAGGTATGTCCATGGAGATGCCTTCCACTTCCAAGCTCCTTTATTATAAATGACCAATCTAGTTTTATCATGGTAAGTGATCCAAAGAGAGGTAAGAAGATGCCCTCGTTGAAACTGTCGAATCTTCTTATAAACTCTGATCCTAAAGGCGGCCCTTCTGGGATAGCCAAACCAAGAACAAAGGCCCCAAGCGGTCCGAAGAACAAGAAGTAGTCCCAGAAAATATAAGCCAAGTAACCTAGCAGGAGACCAATGTAGATATAGATATTCTTCACAGGTGCTCCCTCTGGTGTATGTCTGACCACCCAAAGCATGACTTGTCGTACAAGGTACAAGGAAACAAAGAAGACCATTAAAGCTAATCCCATCCGCATACCAGAATAATAGTCACGGCTAATCTGAGACGATATGGTCATGGTAAAAGCAAGCACATCGGTTACCATAGCCGAAGACTGAGCTATTTGTCCGAACTCAGTGTGAACTACCTTGAGGTCTGTAAGGAGCATGTTGATGCAAGTGAAGGGAGCCATGCTCGTGGTTAATATAATTACAGAATATTCCATATTCGTCATCGTTAGGTCACTAGATTTCTCTCTATAGGTATAGACTAGTTTTCCGATATACCATGGGATTATCATTGCCGCGACTCCAATTACAGTACTCCTAGTTCTGAAATTTTTAACCATGCCAATATTCGTAGTCACACCTCTTAGGAACCAGTTTAGGACAAAGGCAAACGTACCAATGGTCTCAGCAACCCTTGGCATATAAATGTCACAGACAAAGATACGTTGAAACCATGCCATTTTACTCGACTGAAACGTCTCGCTTAAGAGTGCACCAACCTTCAAAGAACAAGAGAaaaatgttgttatattatCCGAACGTAGCCGGATCATATctaaatattatagaaaacCTTAATTACGTACAAGCATCATGGAGGTGAACCTTGGAATAGGAACACCTAACTTCTTGAACAAGATATCAAAGAAACGCCATGATAGGAATGTGGAGAGAATTGCAATCTCTATTTTGGGAAGAGGATACTCCCAGAATGACATTGCTGTAGGCCCAGAAGCCAACTTCTCCCAGGCGCCGTGTGAGTTCAACATTATATGTGGAGATACTTCGCAAAACATATTAGTCCCCATGTCTGTTCTTTTCACCTGGCCGTTCCACATCTCTCTATGCCAAGTTGCCTCTTGCGCATCCATTTTGGAGCAAATTTTATCAATGAAAATTCTTTGTTTTCACCAGTCAAAGGGAGAACTAAGAAGACCGGTCAAATGGTTTCTTCCAAATCCCATAAATATCTCTATAATAAGCAGAGATTAGGGCTAAATATAGTGTCCAGGTGTTCTCTTGTTTATTTTGGCGCTTCTAAGTTGTATTGCTTTAAAATAACATGATCTCGTCAACTAGGACAGCCTAAATAAACAGTCTTAGCCATTTCTAATCAGTAAGATAACAAAATGAGATGGTTATTCATCTTTGAcctcaaaattatttttaactatGCGTGTCAAACATACCATCTTATTGTAAGATAATCTATTTTTGAATTGGGATAGCAAGGCAGCTGTAGCTGGAGAGGAATGCTGGCTCTCTGCCGACAGCTCACGTGTTACTTAAGTCCTAGACAGGTAAATATGACGATACGTACATATAGTTGGCGCCTTGGCGGTTCTTGGTTTGAATTGAACCGGCGAACACATTTCCTAAATAAGCAATAAAAGTAGTCTAATTTTGATAAACCAAGAAGCGAAGGATCAGAATTTTTGGAAAAAATAGAATCATTGAGCTCAATAATTTCACACATTTCATACATCATAAACTAAACATTGATGACAACAGACAATATCAAAGAGCTGGGCACTGGACATGTTATTCAAGTACTTGACTTATTGTACAATTATGGTTAATTAAGTTTTCTTAAGCTTAAAAATTGGCTTTATCAATTAGAGTAGTTAATTTATTGTATAATCTTTGGATCTACTTTAAGTTACATCCCAATAGATTGTCACACAGTCCATGATTAAGTAAAAAATGGTTTTATGAAACTTTTTCCTTGTCTCTACTTCTAATGTCGACATTTTGATTAAAGTTCTTCTTTGGTCCCTTCCACGACTATTTCCAACGAATGTGTTTTCAAACTTTTCTTACTTTCATTATCATTGGCATCATACGTCTGAGGAATTAGTGTACTAGAGTAGTTGATATACTGCATAATATTTggttaaatattcttttaacgTAACCATTTGTTTGATCAATTAGAGTAGTTGGTTTATTATGTAACTTTGGTAAATGTTCTTTAGCTTTCTcactggttttttttttgaatgaatgtcaAATTTATTCAATCAAATACATCAAGTGCTTCTATGCTAAAATTGTTTGAAGAATAAAGAATCAGAAATCACGCAAAACAGAACTGGCTTCATCTTTCATTTCCAttggtttggttttattttGCCTAAaccatgtatatatatgtatatatgataaCAATGTATACACAAGAGTTTGGTGATTTTTTTCTGTTATACAACAGCATCTTTAATACATATATCTCACATGCATCGCTTGGATCTCCTTTTCTGGCTTTTGGTATGATGAAtgtattcttgtttttttacaACTAATACTGATGCTCTAGAAGGAAACTCATGTGATGCTAACAAATCTCCAATGGGTCCCAGTTCCTCGAACTCTGTCCACTCACTGAGTCCGCTAGTAGCTTCAGTACCTAGTCCGCTGCTTCTCCCGACTATGAACAAATCATAATCATTTCCCATTGCTCTCAAGATCTTGGAGGTCTCAGATCCATCTGAAATCGCTTTGTCGATATATGTCACAGATTCATCCTTTTCCTTGACGAAGTTACTCACGGTCTCCTCTAGGCTAACCATTTGGAAGGCTTCCTCCATCCCCTCGTTCTTCATTTCAGAAAATGTTGGAGTGAATCTTATGATAGTCAAGCTTATACGTGTATCCGTCAGTCTCAGTCGGTTCGTTATCGCCAAAGCCTCTTTATCGTCCTTTCCACCGTTAAATATCAGGCATATCTGCATATAGTTGAGAGCTTGGTAAGGTTATTACACTATTATTTAGCCTTTTGTTTAACGTTAAACAcaactggaaaaaaaaaacttcttgtttttttttttaaatagactataaagttaaattaataaattgaaaCGTGTTATTTGGGTTATTATCAGTACCTTGGAGTGGTAGGCAGTCATATGATATTCCACGATGGGTTTGCGATAGATGAAGATTCCAACAGAGCAAGGGGCTCGTCTCAGGACATTAATGTTTATTATTCTCAGCTTATCATCGTTAGAGATAACCGTTGATCGATCAACAGACCAGGTTCGGTGGAAAGGAAGCAGAATCAGAGTCATGCTTTTCGATAGGGCTAGCCAACAAATGTCCTCATGCATGTGTTTGGTCATGGAGACGGAAGTGAATATATCCAATGATGTATATTGATAGATTTTTTGTTGGAAGCGACGGAAGGAGGTTATGACATTGTCTGAACAAGAGATACTTCCGAGCTCCGGTTTTTGCAACTGGTGGGAAATGAACGTAGGAGTGGCTTGACCCACAAGTGCGATGAGGTGGAGTACGTTGCACGCCATTGGAGAATCTTTCGATGGGTTAAAAGCTTCCAAAAGGCTTATCATTGAAGTTATGTTATCAGGTTTGTAGATGCACACAAGAGATTGGAGTTCTGCGCCGTCTTTCAAGATTGCCAAATTCCTTTTTCGGTAGCTTTTGAATCTCTTGGAGGGGTCATGGACTAGCTCCAAGGCCATTGGTATGAAGATGGAGTTTAAGAGGATGATTGCAGCAACGATTGTGAAAACCTCCGGCCTTACTTTCTGTTTAACAAGTTCAATGATTTGTTGTCAACAAAAATAAGTAACCATATAATCTTattagtgatatatatatagacatagATTGTACCTTTGTTTCAACTGCATACGCGAAGTAGGCGAGCTCGAAGACCCCCTTGTTATTTAAAACAAGGGCTAGAGCAAAGGAGTCTCTTAAAGGCATTTTAAAAGAATATGCGGCAATGGTGGAAGCGATGAACTTTGTGGCATTCACAAAAAGAATAAAGGAAACAACCTCATAAAGCTGACCCTCCATGCGTATGAGATTTCCACACTCTTTCAATAACCACGGGACATCCACTTGCATCATAGTCAATGATCCAAACAGTGGAAATAAAGCACCAAGATTAAAGCTCTCAAACTTTTGAACAAAAGCAGAACCTAGAGGATATCCGTTGGGAACAGACAAGCCAAAAACAAACGATCCCGCGGGTCCATACGAATGAATCGCGACAAAATATTTGAAGGATAAGCAAGCAAGCGCCAAAATTAAGTAGATGTAGAAATCCTTGACCGGCCTCCCTTCTGGAGTCTGCTTGATCACCCAGTACATAGCTGGCCTCATGACAAATACCATAAAGGCGAAAAATAAGCAGCTAAATACGGTTTGCAGCAATCCGTCATATTTTTCATAATGCATGGCATTCAAAAACGTTATGATAAAAGCCAACATGTCGGTCACCATGGACCCGGCAAGTGCTATCCTTCCAAACTCCGAGTGTTTTATCTTAAGGTCTTTTAAGAGTGTGTCGATGCTCGTGAAGGCAGATATGCTTTGCATGAATATGATCAACCTGTATTCTGTAATTAATACGCTTATATTGCCTCTTTTTCTCCATCTGAACAAGAAGTTGCCACAGATCAAGGGTGCAAACATTGTGGTGAAACCAATCACACCAGCTTTTTTACCCATCCTCAATCCTGTTCCAGCTTCCATTGTCACACCCTTTAGGAACCAATATAAAAGGAACCCGAAGGCCCCCAGTGTCTCGGCGACCTTTGGTCGGCCATCATCAGGAAAAAATATGTTGTGAAGCCATGACTTGTTGTTTACGTAACAAGTTTGGCCTAAGATTACCCCCGCCTTCAACAACAAGAAATGCATCGTGAGTTGTTGAAATTAATGAAAAACGTGAGGAAGGGatattaagataaataaataaaaaaactcacGATCATCATATAAGTGAATCTAGGTACTCGAAGACCGATCTTGCTGCATGTGAAATCAAAGAGCCGCCAAATAACAAAAGTCGAAAATATTATGATCTCGAGATTTGGAAGTGGATATTCCCAGAAGC
This genomic window contains:
- the LOC103871561 gene encoding DNA ligase 1 encodes the protein MLTIRSSNHFRCISSLFTKTLNPKFSSVSLSFTRPAPHRAMSSSRPSAFDALMSNARASAAKKKTPQASNPPRSPNKRKIEKTQDSDLVKTEASDSAKPGSDSPSIAEDSKKGAKKSRSLTQTDKIEEMKSKIALLKKKPGEFDPERVSCWEKGERVPFLFIALAFDLISAESGRIVITDILCNMLRTVIATTPDDLVATVYLAANEIAPAHEGVELGIGEGSVIKAISEAFGRTESQVKKLNTELGDLGLVAKGSRSSQTMMFKPESLTVVKVFNTFRQIAKESGKDSTEKKKDRMKALLVAATDCEPLYLTRLLQAKLRLGFSNQTVLAALGQAAVYNEEHSKPPPNTKSPLEEAAKIVKQVFTVLPVYDIIVPALLSGGVWNLPKTCNFTLGVPIGPMLAKPTKGVGEILNKFQDTVFTCEYKYDGERAQVHCMEDGTFEIYSRNAERNTGKYPDVALALSRLKKPSVKSFILDCEVVAFDREKKKILPFQILSTRARKNVNVNDIKVGVCIFAFDMLYLNGQQLIQENLNIRREKLYESFEEDPGYFQFATTLTSSDIDEIQKFLDASVDIGCEGLIIKTLNSDATYEPAKRSNNWLKLKKDYMDSIGDSVDLVPIAAFHGRGKRTGVFGAFLLACYDADKEEFQSICKIGTGFSEAVLEERSTSLRSRVIATPKQYYRVGDSLNPDVWFEPTEVWEVKAADLTISPVHRAATGIVDPDKGISLRFPRLLRVREDKKPEEATSSEQIADMYQAQKHNHPSNDAKGEDD
- the LOC103871562 gene encoding cation/H(+) antiporter 6B, encoding MDAQEATWHREMWNGQVKRTDMGTNMFCEVSPHIMLNSHGAWEKLASGPTAMSFWEYPLPKIEIAILSTFLSWRFFDILFKKLGVPIPRFTSMMLVGALLSETFQSSKMAWFQRIFVCDIYMPRVAETIGTFAFVLNWFLRGVTTNIGMVKNFRTRSTVIGVAAMIIPWYIGKLVYTYREKSSDLTMTNMEYSVIILTTSMAPFTCINMLLTDLKVVHTEFGQIAQSSAMVTDVLAFTMTISSQISRDYYSGMRMGLALMVFFVSLYLVRQVMLWVVRHTPEGAPVKNIYIYIGLLLGYLAYIFWDYFLFFGPLGAFVLGLAIPEGPPLGSEFIRRFDSFNEGIFLPLFGSLTMIKLDWSFIIKELGSGRHLHGHTYECLSFLFIIYMTKFTTSFLTAIASRMPLRDSAILGIIMGTKSSFELAYILYAFDKERVGLEVFTLMGIYILINSLLTPMAIHFLYDREKRFASYGERSLKQKPELQMVVCISKPDNITSMINLLRATAPSKESPLMCCVLHLIELVGKATPTFISHQLQKPKPGSQSYSENVISSFQMFQDIHLDYTSIHMFTSLTSAKEMHEHICWFALDKNSNLILLSFHRNWGPSGYGIISDDQTLRNLNRSVLKRAPCTVGILVHRKPIWQPKPVESPCRVCLVSAGGNDDKEALALADHMRGNPKVSLTVLTLIPMSIAEERGGEWSQNQMVDTCLVEERPGDNSITYIVRMVAEGGETSKILHSVAYDYDMFIVGRSSGNGTEATRGLGDWTEFEELGIIGDLLASEDFPSRASVLVLQQQVP
- the LOC103871698 gene encoding cation/H(+) antiporter 6A — its product is MSQQKSQMDYWDAQWRGYKRNASSFCETHPFLINSQGVWEILGNKAQGMSFWEYPLPNLEIIIFSTFVIWRLFDFTCSKIGLRVPRFTYMMIAGVILGQTCYVNNKSWLHNIFFPDDGRPKVAETLGAFGFLLYWFLKGVTMEAGTGLRMGKKAGVIGFTTMFAPLICGNFLFRWRKRGNISVLITEYRLIIFMQSISAFTSIDTLLKDLKIKHSEFGRIALAGSMVTDMLAFIITFLNAMHYEKYDGLLQTVFSCLFFAFMVFVMRPAMYWVIKQTPEGRPVKDFYIYLILALACLSFKYFVAIHSYGPAGSFVFGLSVPNGYPLGSAFVQKFESFNLGALFPLFGSLTMMQVDVPWLLKECGNLIRMEGQLYEVVSFILFVNATKFIASTIAAYSFKMPLRDSFALALVLNNKGVFELAYFAYAVETKKVRPEVFTIVAAIILLNSIFIPMALELVHDPSKRFKSYRKRNLAILKDGAELQSLVCIYKPDNITSMISLLEAFNPSKDSPMACNVLHLIALVGQATPTFISHQLQKPELGSISCSDNVITSFRRFQQKIYQYTSLDIFTSVSMTKHMHEDICWLALSKSMTLILLPFHRTWSVDRSTVISNDDKLRIININVLRRAPCSVGIFIYRKPIVEYHMTAYHSKICLIFNGGKDDKEALAITNRLRLTDTRISLTIIRFTPTFSEMKNEGMEEAFQMVSLEETVSNFVKEKDESVTYIDKAISDGSETSKILRAMGNDYDLFIVGRSSGLGTEATSGLSEWTEFEELGPIGDLLASHEFPSRASVLVVKKQEYIHHTKSQKRRSKRCM